DNA sequence from the uncultured Umboniibacter sp. genome:
GGCATTCAGGCAGGCGATTTAATTGTCCAGATAAATGATGAAACGGTTCGCGAACTTGGGGTTGAGGAAGCTATTGATGCACTGAGTGGCGAACCGGGCTCCACGGTCACACTACAGATTATTCGTGAGGGCTCGGATGGCCTAGTGGAGGTGACTATCGAGCGAGCACGGATTAGCGTGCCTAGTGTTAGACATCAGGTTTTCCGAGATAACATTGGCTACATCCGTGTCAGTCAATTTCAAGAAGATTCGGGGAGCGAAGTCAACGCGGCGATTACTTCACTTTTGGAAGAGTCGGTAGCCGGAGTCATCTTAGATCTTCGTAATAACCCCGGTGGCGTTGTTAACGCCGCAAGGGATATGGCCGATCTTTTTCTTCCTCCAAGTCTAATCGTTTATACCGAAGGTCAGATGACGGAAAACCAACTTCGTTTAGAAGGCTCAACGCCAGATCAGATTGACGGGCGACCTTTAATTATCCTCATTAATGAGGGTTCGGCCTCGGCGTCGGAGATTGTCGCCGGTGCATTACAGGATTATAACCGTGCATTATTAGTGGGCACTCGCAGCTTCGGCAAAGGCTCAATGCAAACGGTGGTGCCAATCAGTGAAACCACCGCCGTTAAACTCACTACCGCACTCTTCTTTACGCCGAAGGGACGCTCTATCCAAGCTTATGGAATCCTGCCAGACGTTGTCGTTGAGCGCGCCCGAGTGGAAGCCGTACAACCTCGAAACCTCTGGCCATCTGAGGCAGATCTTAGTGGCCATCTAGCAAATGGTGAGGGGCAAGAGGACTACGGAGAGCGAGAACGATTGAATGATTCAACAACTGAGACCGCTACCTCACTATTCAAACAGGACAACCAACTGTTCAGCGCGCTGAATATCATGCAGGGAATGATAATAAATTCTGCGGCGAGCCTACCGCCAACAGAGGGTTAGGACCACTGTGGTCGGGACAGTGCACTCGCTTCATCGCGCAGTGCCTAGTTCCGAAGACCTGCAGAAAGTCTTCACAGCTTTCTAAGCTTGGGGTAGCATTTAAAAAAAAAAACGTTTCACCACGCGAGTAAATCAAAAATGTTTACTTTTGTGACGCGCTTCACAATTTAAAACAAGTCAACTGACTACACTTTGCGTAACACAGACATCTATCACGCATGAAGTGTGATCTTAAGATAGAGGGATTTGTAATGTCTAAATTGGTAGCGGTACCTAGTCGCTTTTACGTCCAGGACGATTTCTGGTTCTTCCGCACTCGCGAAGATGTAAACATCGGCCCGTTCGATAGCTTTGAAGCAGCTCGCGAAGGCCTTGATGATTACTTGAGTTTTGCTGCGACCAGCCCCAAACAGTTTTCGAAGTGGTTTGGCCCTGGCCGAGCGGCGTAACGCTTAATCACAACAGCTTAATATCGTTGCGGTCGTCCATGGCTGAAATGACCGCGGCAATATCTCGTTCCTCAATGTCGACTCCTACCACCTCATACCCTTTGGTCAGTGCAGAGCTCAATCGCTGAACGGTCTGAAATGACTTCTGTACTCCGATGAAGGACCCTTCCCAAGTTGCTAAGCCAATAATTAACACCGCTATCGGAATAAAGAAACCCCACCCTACCGTAGCTAGGAAGGCACTGGGGAGAATTGCATAGAGCAATGCACTAAGTATCAAACCAACAGCTAAGCCTGCAAAACCGTAACGGAACCAGTAGCTGTGAAGAAAGCTGTTGAGCGACGCTTGAGGGTTGTTCGGTGTTCGGT
Encoded proteins:
- a CDS encoding S41 family peptidase yields the protein MNRMITVLLALLACQTVLAEEPSTDMLAEGEVAAEFPMEELRRFTAIYEQIRVNYVSELDDKTMLENAIKGLLSNLDPHSSYLDADDFVDLRNSSEGGYGGIGVEIVGEGSGVRVITPIDETPADKAGIQAGDLIVQINDETVRELGVEEAIDALSGEPGSTVTLQIIREGSDGLVEVTIERARISVPSVRHQVFRDNIGYIRVSQFQEDSGSEVNAAITSLLEESVAGVILDLRNNPGGVVNAARDMADLFLPPSLIVYTEGQMTENQLRLEGSTPDQIDGRPLIILINEGSASASEIVAGALQDYNRALLVGTRSFGKGSMQTVVPISETTAVKLTTALFFTPKGRSIQAYGILPDVVVERARVEAVQPRNLWPSEADLSGHLANGEGQEDYGERERLNDSTTETATSLFKQDNQLFSALNIMQGMIINSAASLPPTEG
- a CDS encoding DUF6316 family protein; this translates as MSKLVAVPSRFYVQDDFWFFRTREDVNIGPFDSFEAAREGLDDYLSFAATSPKQFSKWFGPGRAA